One window of the Pyrinomonadaceae bacterium genome contains the following:
- a CDS encoding DUF1015 family protein translates to MAVIRPFNALRPAAECAHQVAAVPYDVVNTDEARALASGNPQSFLHVSRPEIDLPDGTPIYSDEVYAKAVTNFDLLKKECPFEQESEASLYLYRLIMGNHEQIGVVACCSVDEYDSDVIRKHERTRRDKEDDRTRHMLVLRAQTGPVFLTYRTQANIDSLVNEALQQNEPLYDFVANDDIRHSIWRISNTGAFVEAFASVPNLYIADGHHRAASASRARAQLKEHGFSFIGNEEYNFFQCVLFPDKQLQILPYNRIVRDLNGMSPAGFLSELGKAFQVTDGAPPSPKERGQWSMYLDGRWHGLGLPDGASRPEGVVESLDVSILQDRVLDSILGIKDVRTDKRIDFVGGIRGTDELEKLVNEGKAAVAFSLYPTTIEDLLRVSDAGEIMPPKSTWFEPKLRDGLLVHEI, encoded by the coding sequence ATGGCAGTCATTCGTCCTTTCAATGCGCTTCGCCCTGCGGCTGAATGCGCGCATCAGGTCGCCGCGGTGCCTTACGACGTCGTCAACACCGACGAGGCGCGCGCGCTGGCTTCGGGCAATCCCCAAAGTTTTCTGCACGTATCGCGTCCGGAAATTGATTTGCCCGACGGCACGCCGATCTACAGCGATGAAGTTTACGCCAAGGCCGTTACGAATTTTGACCTGCTGAAGAAGGAGTGTCCCTTCGAGCAGGAAAGCGAAGCGAGCCTGTATCTCTATCGCCTGATTATGGGCAATCACGAGCAGATCGGCGTCGTTGCCTGTTGCTCGGTCGATGAATACGACAGCGACGTCATTCGCAAACACGAACGGACGAGGCGTGACAAGGAGGATGATCGCACGCGACACATGCTGGTGCTGCGCGCGCAGACAGGACCGGTATTCCTGACTTATCGCACCCAGGCGAACATCGACTCACTGGTTAACGAGGCCTTGCAGCAGAACGAGCCGCTTTACGATTTCGTGGCTAATGATGACATCCGTCACAGTATCTGGCGCATTTCGAACACGGGCGCATTCGTTGAAGCGTTTGCGAGCGTGCCTAACCTTTACATCGCGGATGGCCATCACCGCGCCGCCAGTGCCAGCCGCGCCCGCGCGCAGTTGAAAGAGCACGGCTTCAGCTTCATCGGGAACGAAGAATACAACTTCTTTCAGTGCGTGCTCTTTCCCGATAAGCAGTTGCAGATTCTTCCTTACAACCGGATCGTGCGCGATCTGAATGGCATGTCACCCGCCGGTTTTCTCTCGGAATTGGGTAAAGCTTTCCAGGTGACAGACGGCGCCCCGCCATCACCGAAAGAGCGTGGCCAATGGAGTATGTATCTCGACGGGCGCTGGCACGGACTGGGTTTGCCGGATGGCGCATCGCGTCCTGAAGGAGTAGTTGAGTCACTGGACGTAAGCATTTTGCAGGATCGGGTGCTCGATTCGATTCTCGGAATCAAAGACGTGCGCACTGATAAACGAATCGATTTCGTGGGCGGGATTCGGGGCACTGACGAACTGGAAAAGTTGGTTAACGAAGGGAAAGCGGCGGTCGCCTTCTCGCTTTATCCAACCACGATCGAGGATTTGCTGCGCGTTTCAGACGCCGGCGAGATCATGCCGCCGAAATCAACCTGGTTCGAGCCGAAATTAAGGGATGGACTGCTGGTTCACGAGATCTAA
- a CDS encoding 3'(2'),5'-bisphosphate nucleotidase CysQ, which yields MDKINYDREIEVATALGRAAGAVLLAHYNSPFLVEQKVNALLEMEEVTAADREANDLIVRRLAHEFPGDGILAEESVDTDERLNKERVWLIDPMDGTKNFVQRDGDFAVQIGLAVGGEAVLGVVYQPVRDVLYRAVRGAGSWLERDGKQAERMHVSNKTDPAEMVLASSRSHRSPRMERVVDSFGFKFETRRGSVGVKVGLIAEQEADLYLHLSPGTKQWDTCAPEIVLTEAGGRLTDLFGKPLRYNAARIDNRNGVVATNSAAHELVIDSLKPLLREFGRTPV from the coding sequence GTGGACAAAATCAACTACGACCGCGAAATTGAAGTCGCGACCGCACTAGGCCGCGCTGCGGGCGCGGTTCTGCTCGCGCACTACAACAGTCCGTTTCTCGTTGAGCAAAAAGTGAATGCGCTGCTGGAAATGGAAGAGGTGACCGCCGCGGACCGCGAAGCCAACGATCTCATCGTGCGGCGACTGGCGCATGAGTTTCCCGGCGACGGCATTCTCGCGGAAGAGTCAGTTGACACCGACGAGCGTCTGAACAAAGAGCGCGTCTGGTTAATCGATCCCATGGACGGCACGAAGAATTTTGTGCAACGCGATGGAGATTTTGCCGTCCAAATCGGTCTGGCGGTTGGCGGCGAAGCCGTCCTCGGGGTTGTCTATCAACCCGTGCGCGATGTCCTCTATCGCGCGGTGCGCGGCGCAGGCTCGTGGCTAGAGAGGGACGGGAAACAGGCTGAGCGGATGCACGTTTCTAACAAAACTGATCCGGCGGAAATGGTCCTGGCGTCGAGTCGCTCGCACCGCAGCCCGCGCATGGAGCGCGTGGTCGATTCGTTCGGTTTCAAATTCGAAACTCGCAGGGGATCGGTCGGGGTTAAGGTCGGGTTGATTGCGGAACAGGAAGCCGATCTCTATCTGCATCTTTCGCCGGGCACGAAGCAGTGGGACACGTGCGCTCCGGAAATCGTTTTAACGGAGGCGGGCGGGCGACTCACTGATCTGTTCGGCAAGCCTCTTCGTTATAACGCGGCGCGCATCGACAACCGCAATGGAGTGGTGGCGACGAACAGCGCCGCGCACGAGTTGGTGATCGACAGCCTGAAGCCGCTGTTGCGCGAGTTTGGCCGCACGCCGGTGTGA
- the hemW gene encoding radical SAM family heme chaperone HemW has product MRAGIYIHTPFCRSRCSYCDFATGMFESDVADRYVRAVVAEISRWREVEPSAAVDTVYFGGGTPSLLTVEQLEHILNAVRGAARTPLACSMPEACVPTFDVAADAEITLEINPGDGGENADAQRKTMSEWRRLGINRASFGAQTFDDRELKMLGRTHDSGDISKTFQRLRDAGFDNINFDLIAALPGQTLEGWQRNLDEALQLRPEHLSLYLLDVHEGTPLHDQINRGMRPRPDEDLAAEMYALMIERVCAAGYEHYEISNFCLPGRESRHNTKYWSGAPYYGFGNSAHSYDGAHGRWANERDAAKYVELIEKDQSPIVERTELTEEDARSEAIFLGLRLLRGIDLNSYRARFGTDLREQFNGELDRLKAGGLVAIDEERLKLTTRGALLSNEVFAALA; this is encoded by the coding sequence ATGCGCGCGGGAATTTACATCCACACTCCATTCTGCCGATCACGCTGCTCGTATTGCGATTTCGCGACAGGAATGTTCGAGAGCGACGTCGCCGATCGCTACGTGCGAGCAGTCGTTGCAGAGATTTCCCGCTGGCGGGAAGTCGAGCCATCCGCGGCAGTCGACACGGTCTACTTTGGCGGCGGCACGCCATCATTGCTGACCGTTGAGCAGCTCGAACACATTCTGAACGCGGTTCGCGGGGCGGCACGCACGCCTCTGGCGTGCAGCATGCCGGAGGCATGCGTACCGACGTTTGACGTTGCTGCCGATGCCGAGATCACGCTCGAGATTAATCCGGGAGATGGCGGCGAAAACGCCGATGCGCAGCGCAAGACCATGAGCGAGTGGCGTCGCCTCGGAATCAATCGGGCAAGTTTCGGAGCGCAAACGTTCGATGATCGGGAGCTGAAGATGCTCGGACGAACGCACGATTCGGGCGATATCAGCAAAACGTTTCAGCGCCTGCGTGACGCAGGATTCGACAACATCAATTTCGATCTGATTGCCGCATTGCCCGGACAGACATTGGAAGGCTGGCAGCGGAATCTCGACGAAGCTCTGCAACTGCGGCCGGAACATTTGTCGCTCTACCTGCTCGACGTACACGAAGGCACGCCGCTGCACGATCAAATCAACCGCGGCATGCGCCCGCGCCCTGACGAAGATCTCGCGGCTGAGATGTACGCGCTCATGATCGAGCGAGTCTGCGCCGCCGGCTACGAGCATTACGAGATTTCCAACTTCTGTCTGCCGGGGCGCGAGTCGCGTCACAACACGAAGTATTGGAGCGGCGCGCCGTACTACGGTTTCGGGAACTCGGCCCATTCCTACGATGGCGCGCATGGGCGTTGGGCCAACGAACGTGATGCGGCAAAGTACGTCGAGCTGATAGAGAAAGATCAATCGCCTATCGTCGAACGCACGGAATTGACCGAGGAAGACGCGCGCTCAGAAGCGATCTTTCTCGGATTGCGTCTACTGCGTGGAATCGATTTGAACAGCTACCGCGCGCGGTTCGGCACGGATTTGCGCGAGCAATTCAATGGCGAGCTGGATCGCTTAAAGGCGGGAGGCCTGGTTGCGATCGACGAAGAGCGCTTGAAGCTGACCACGCGCGGGGCTTTGTTATCGAATGAAGTTTTTGCCGCGCTGGCTTGA
- a CDS encoding 3-phosphoglycerate dehydrogenase family protein, which yields MKILIADKFEESGRIGLRSIGCEISFQPDLKDDALVEAIAKEKPDVLIVRGTKVTEPMLEAGPLKLVVRAGAGYNTIDVAAASRRGIYVANCPGKNSIAVAELAFALMLALDRRVADNVIALRAGQWNKKEFSKARGLFGRTLGLVGVGKIGQEMIPRAKAFGMPVIAWSRSLTDERAEELGVERKDSPLEVARAADVVSVHVALKPDTRSLIGPELFKAMKEGAYLINTARGEVVDQDALVAAIHAKGIRAGLDVFAAEPTSGVAEFTDAISQEASVYGTHHIGASTDQAQEAIAAETVRIVKSFKETGQVPNVVNLAARTPATHRLVVRHRDRPGVLAQVLEAIKAEQINVQEMENIVFEGAEAAVARINLDKAPSSATLDQLRDGNADVIELNLLTLQ from the coding sequence ATGAAAATTCTAATCGCTGACAAATTCGAAGAGTCCGGCCGCATCGGCTTGCGCTCGATTGGTTGCGAGATTTCGTTTCAGCCTGATCTCAAAGACGACGCACTGGTCGAAGCGATCGCCAAAGAGAAGCCCGACGTGCTCATCGTGCGCGGCACAAAAGTTACCGAGCCGATGCTTGAAGCCGGGCCTCTTAAGTTAGTGGTGCGCGCCGGCGCGGGCTACAACACGATTGACGTAGCCGCGGCATCTCGGCGCGGCATCTATGTGGCGAACTGTCCGGGAAAGAACTCAATCGCCGTCGCGGAACTCGCGTTCGCGTTGATGCTCGCGCTCGATCGCCGCGTCGCCGACAACGTGATCGCTTTGCGGGCCGGTCAATGGAATAAAAAGGAGTTCTCGAAAGCGCGCGGTCTGTTCGGGCGGACGCTCGGCCTGGTCGGCGTCGGCAAGATTGGACAGGAGATGATTCCGCGCGCGAAAGCTTTTGGTATGCCCGTTATTGCCTGGAGTCGCAGTCTGACGGATGAAAGAGCTGAAGAGTTAGGCGTGGAACGAAAGGATTCGCCGCTGGAGGTCGCGAGGGCCGCCGATGTCGTGAGCGTCCATGTGGCGCTGAAGCCGGACACGCGCTCGCTGATCGGTCCCGAACTCTTCAAGGCAATGAAGGAAGGCGCTTACCTCATCAATACCGCGCGCGGCGAGGTTGTCGATCAGGATGCTTTGGTGGCAGCGATTCATGCGAAGGGCATTCGCGCCGGGCTCGATGTTTTCGCGGCTGAACCAACTTCCGGCGTGGCCGAATTCACTGATGCGATTTCGCAGGAAGCAAGCGTTTACGGCACGCACCACATCGGCGCCTCAACCGATCAAGCGCAGGAAGCCATCGCTGCCGAAACCGTGCGTATCGTGAAGTCTTTCAAGGAAACCGGTCAGGTGCCCAACGTCGTGAATCTCGCGGCGCGCACGCCGGCCACCCATCGGCTGGTGGTGCGTCACCGCGATCGGCCGGGCGTGCTGGCCCAGGTGCTCGAAGCTATCAAAGCCGAACAGATCAACGTGCAGGAGATGGAGAACATCGTGTTCGAAGGCGCCGAAGCCGCCGTGGCGCGGATCAATCTGGACAAAGCGCCGTCGAGCGCGACGCTCGATCAATTGCGCGACGGGAACGCGGATGTTATCGAGTTGAATCTATTGACGCTTCAATGA
- a CDS encoding aldo/keto reductase, whose amino-acid sequence MSKNDCAKTDGTARYRARFKDAADGHFRQAQDLWLSSIGVGTYLGQPDELTDRRYTEAILRAVELGANVIDTAANYRLQRSERSIGAALTELQTRGFPRDELVTCTKGGYLPFDGAPPSDVRQYVEDNFIKTGIATWGDIAGGSHCMTPRYLESQLEQSLRNMDLDCVDVYYVHNPESQLSAVSGEEFSRRLRAAFEFLEQSVAQGKIRNYGVATWNGFRVEPNARGYHSLEQMVEVARDIAGDAHHFRFIQLPVNLAMPEALFFKNQKFGDEWMTATDAAHKLGVTVIASGSILQGQVARGLPEAIRQALGSLATDAQAGIQFVRSAPGITTALVGMSNVAHVAENLELLRTEPAASATVMGLFEQEE is encoded by the coding sequence ATGAGCAAAAACGACTGCGCGAAAACAGATGGAACTGCGCGTTATCGCGCGCGCTTCAAAGACGCCGCCGACGGCCACTTTCGGCAGGCGCAGGATCTTTGGCTGTCGTCCATCGGCGTCGGAACGTATCTTGGTCAGCCGGATGAACTCACGGATCGGCGCTATACCGAAGCCATCCTGCGCGCGGTCGAGCTGGGTGCGAACGTCATCGACACCGCCGCAAACTACCGTTTGCAGAGAAGCGAACGATCGATTGGCGCGGCGTTAACGGAATTGCAGACCCGCGGATTTCCGCGTGATGAACTTGTGACTTGCACCAAGGGCGGCTATCTACCGTTTGACGGCGCGCCGCCAAGCGACGTGCGCCAGTACGTCGAAGACAACTTCATCAAGACCGGAATCGCGACGTGGGGTGACATCGCCGGCGGCTCGCATTGCATGACGCCCCGATATCTCGAGAGCCAGTTGGAGCAGTCTCTGCGCAACATGGATCTCGACTGTGTTGATGTTTATTACGTGCACAATCCTGAATCGCAGTTGTCGGCCGTTTCCGGCGAGGAGTTCTCGCGGCGTCTGCGTGCGGCGTTTGAGTTTCTCGAGCAGAGTGTCGCGCAGGGCAAGATTCGCAATTATGGTGTCGCGACGTGGAACGGCTTCCGGGTCGAACCAAACGCCCGCGGGTACCACTCGCTTGAACAGATGGTCGAAGTTGCACGCGACATCGCCGGCGATGCGCATCACTTCCGATTCATTCAATTGCCGGTAAACCTGGCAATGCCCGAGGCGCTGTTTTTTAAGAATCAGAAATTTGGCGATGAATGGATGACTGCGACCGATGCGGCGCACAAACTTGGCGTCACGGTCATTGCCAGTGGTTCAATTTTGCAGGGCCAGGTCGCGCGCGGCTTACCGGAAGCGATTCGCCAGGCGCTGGGGTCGCTTGCCACGGACGCGCAGGCCGGTATTCAATTTGTGCGCTCAGCGCCGGGAATCACAACCGCGCTGGTGGGAATGAGCAACGTCGCGCACGTCGCAGAGAATCTTGAACTGCTGCGCACTGAACCGGCTGCGTCTGCGACGGTGATGGGTTTGTTCGAACAGGAAGAGTAA
- a CDS encoding SDR family oxidoreductase, with translation MNTTLITGASSGIGEAFARALAARGHNLLLVARSEDKLITLCSELGRIRSIHCQYVAMDLSKAESPAKLFAETKKRELEIDLLINNAGFGSMGDFAAHDLDRELNMIDLNVRSLVEMTHRFLQPMRARKSGAIVNVASTAGFQPVPYMATYSATKAFVLSFSEALWEENREHGIKVMALCPGVTETNFFEASQMKQKPPARASQTAEEVVETALRALARGKSHVISGWANFFATESERLVPRSLVTRAIGSVMRSSRGDAIQKREP, from the coding sequence ATGAACACAACTCTCATAACGGGCGCGTCATCCGGAATTGGTGAAGCATTCGCGCGCGCGCTCGCGGCCCGCGGGCACAACCTGCTGCTCGTCGCGCGTTCGGAAGATAAGCTGATCACGCTTTGCAGCGAACTCGGCCGCATCCGGAGCATTCACTGTCAGTATGTGGCGATGGATCTGTCAAAGGCGGAATCGCCGGCTAAGTTGTTTGCAGAAACTAAAAAACGCGAACTCGAAATCGATTTGCTGATCAATAATGCCGGATTCGGATCGATGGGAGATTTTGCTGCGCATGACCTCGACCGCGAACTCAACATGATCGATTTGAATGTGCGTTCGCTGGTTGAGATGACGCATCGCTTTCTGCAGCCGATGCGCGCTCGCAAGAGCGGTGCGATCGTTAATGTCGCTTCGACGGCTGGATTTCAGCCCGTGCCTTACATGGCGACGTACTCGGCGACAAAAGCGTTCGTGCTTTCATTCTCGGAAGCGTTGTGGGAAGAAAATCGCGAACACGGAATCAAAGTGATGGCGCTGTGTCCCGGCGTGACTGAAACGAATTTCTTCGAAGCATCGCAAATGAAGCAGAAGCCGCCCGCACGCGCGTCGCAAACAGCCGAGGAAGTCGTCGAAACAGCGTTGCGGGCGCTCGCCCGGGGGAAGAGTCACGTGATCTCAGGCTGGGCAAACTTCTTTGCGACTGAAAGTGAACGCCTCGTGCCGCGTTCACTTGTCACCCGCGCAATTGGATCCGTGATGCGGAGCTCGCGCGGCGATGCGATACAGAAACGTGAGCCATAG